From a region of the Trueperaceae bacterium genome:
- a CDS encoding cupin domain-containing protein: MNYVFKTSNPKRYRFPTHTNLLVMDRAEATTSESFISVMEPGEAPPLHKHDDTEQVFYVLEGEGRLEIGPEARFVADLVPGDLVRIPPSTLHRVHCTSSVPLAYLVVDCFPGGRPTVEPTWDSHVATVCHENGWDMAEVVEG, from the coding sequence TGAACTACGTCTTCAAGACCTCCAACCCCAAGCGCTATCGCTTCCCGACCCACACCAACCTCCTGGTGATGGACCGGGCCGAGGCGACCACGAGCGAGAGCTTCATCAGCGTGATGGAGCCGGGTGAGGCGCCGCCGCTCCACAAACACGACGACACGGAGCAGGTCTTCTACGTCCTGGAGGGCGAGGGCCGCCTCGAGATCGGGCCGGAGGCGCGCTTCGTGGCCGACCTGGTGCCGGGCGACCTGGTGCGCATCCCGCCGAGCACGCTCCACCGCGTGCATTGCACCTCTAGCGTGCCGCTCGCCTACCTCGTCGTCGACTGCTTCCCCGGCGGCCGGCCCACCGTCGAGCCGACGTGGGACTCGCACGTCGCGACGGTGTGCCACGAGAACGGCTGGGACA